DNA from Elaeis guineensis isolate ETL-2024a chromosome 2, EG11, whole genome shotgun sequence:
atatctttatctccacttcctctcttctctctgattgattcttttctctttctcattgacgtccctctttctcccttctccttccttttcttctttctcctcatACATTTCTCCTTCTCTATGGTGTCTCCCTCCACCTCTATCCATTTCTCATCGTGACCCCTCTtctccctcctcttcctcctcaccCAATTCTCCTCCTTATCCTCCTCTTCCTCATCCTCCAACCTTGTCCATGAGTCCTCCCATTTCATAGGGCTTCCTTCATCTCCAACCATTCTTTGTCAATGATCCCTCCATCCCCCTACCCTTCCTCATCATCTAtttttctcctcatcctcctcttccAAGCTGTCCATAAGCCATCACCCTCCACAGCAGCCCCTTCAAATTTTACCCCTTTTCGCCGGCAATCCATTCTTTCCCTTACCTATTCTCCCCACCCTTGATTTTCTTCTACTTGTCATTCACTTCCTCCAAGGCCATCCATGAGCCCTTCTCCTCCATGATGGTTTTTTTCATCTCTATCCATTCCTTAGGGCAGCTTCTCCCCCATCTCTATTTTCTCCTTACCTACTTTTCTTCATCCTTTTCCTCCTCCAAGCCTATCTATAAGCTCTATTCCTCTACAATGGCCCCCTCCACCTCCACCCCTTCTCATAGCAACCTATCCTTCTCCTTCTCTTTGCTCCTCACCGTCTTCTCCTCCTTATCATCCACTTCCTAAGGCTACCTATGAGCCATCTTCCTCTATGGTGTTTTCTCCATCTCCATCCATTTATTATCGATGGCCTCTTTCCTCTCCtcccctttctcttcctcctccaatccTACCTATGCGGCCTTCAAAGCCATCCTTTCCCTCTACTCCAACCTCTACaaccttctcctctctctccatgGTGACTCCTTCTATCTCCACCTTTTCTTCGCCGGCCATCCCTCTCATACAAGCAGGGGTATTttcatccattgagagagaaagcTAACACTATTTGTTGATAATTGAATGGCTAAACCATATTAGAATATATTGATATTTAGAAGGGccaatttgatactttttaaaatagaAGTGGGTGCAAGTAAAAATAGATTAAACTTGAGAgggtatttatataatatttttctaGAATTAAAGATGCTCATTGTTTATAATTGCCCCCATAGGCTCATCTATATCTAGCCTACCCCTTTAATTCTGTACCCACTTGATAGCTTCCCTTAGATAAGGATAGCAATGGGTCAACTATGGGTCAAGTAGGCTATTATTTGTACTCCCATGATACTTGCCTCAAGATAGGGTGGGTTGGGACAAGTAGAGTCTCGGGATGGATAGAGTTAAATGGGTAGATTAGACAAATTAGAttggataaaattataaaaattaatttttttttttacgtacaaatcaattcttttttaaccTTAGAGAGGGGATTaatgaagatatatatatatatatatatattcacattgAGTTCGAGGTTGGTTTTATCATTACCTATGTCTGCCGTAGGTCCAATTGCGGGTTGGGTGAAACTTATCCCGTTTGTGTTGGGTCTGGTCGAGTACATGATGGGGTGGAGCAATAAACTGCCATCTCCTGGAGCCTATTCCATTATAGAAAAGAAATAAATGACTGGAACATAGCTTATGGACCAGAACTTATTCTCTTAAAATTCCTATGACACCTAGTTCTATAaaaaattctctaatcatgggaaTTTCAATGAGGTCCAGCAATCAAACATtatataaatacttaaattatcatCTCTaagaaatttaattaattattctagaGTGTGGCAAATAAGGCATCAAACATCAAATCTGATGGGATGTTTTCTAGGTAATCCTAGTGCATCAGCATTTCAACCATGATGTTATTAACTAAATATTTATGGTTACCGCGCTTTCCCTGAATATATCCTTTCCATTTTCAAGACTCTCCTTTGTTCCTCGTCTTTTCCATATGGCTTCTAGGACTACAATGATGATCCTCAAAGCTTCCTCAGCCTATTATAAAGATGCATACTTATTTTAAGTTTGCTAGATTTGGTGGGATGTTTGGCAGAACATTAGACAAATAAACTTGTCTCATGGAAGATATATCCATAATTCACATTGctggcacctttttttttttttttttttgatgattaaggATGCAACAATCCTGCCACCCAGCTTTTATTAAACAAGAAAGTAAAATTTATAGAGCTGGTTAGCAAGGAAAATTTGCTAAGCGAACCATAGAAAAAGAGGGGGACAACAAAGGGGTTGTTACAAAGAAGTTTCAGAGATAGCAAGCAGCCAACTAGTCTCTGATTTAATGACAACACTACTGATTGTCTTTCACTTTCATGTTTTCCTGTGTTGTTCAACATATGAATTCGAAGCCTAAGAAGAAGAGTCTGAATTCCTTAACAAGTTGGTTGATAGCAGATTTGCAAGTTTTCTAATCTTGGACCAGATTTCAGCAAAGGAAGGTAATATGTTGGTGTCGCAGATGACTGACCAGTCATTGAAGTGTCGAAGTCAACAGGGAGTCAACATGGGTTTGGTATTTCATGCCTATCTCTTGTACAAGTTACTGAAAGCATTTAACCATGAACCATGGGAATCAATAGGAAAAGAACCTGGAATCTTCTCATTTGGGTTTATAAATAAGACTCCTCATAGTTACATTATCAatgcctcctctctccctctctctctctctctctctctcatgcttcACACACCCAAAGAGTGGCCTTGTTCAACTTTCTATAGGAACTTAACCAACTGCTTTTTGTGCTTGTATAAACAGCATCATACTGAAGGATTTGCCCTCAGTCACTCTGCAGCCTAAGAAGAGCCAATGGAAGGAGgaattcatgaaatcaatgcctcTAGCTTAAAGGAATGCTTCTCTCTTGCATGGAGGAATCCTTACGTTCTTCAACTAGCTTTTTCGGCAGGAATTGGTGGCCTGCTCTTTGGATATGATACTGGTAAGGTGTCCTCACAGCTAGCATATACTTTGATTCTTCTGCCTAATCTCTTTCTATATTTCTTGTGATGAAATCTTAGAAACCCCATcatttatttttgattaagaaaatggATGCAACAGAGGCAAGAAATGTACGTAAATAACATGCTAATTATCGAAGCGTGGAGTGGATAGAAGGTATCACCTTGTGCAACTCATGGTGTCATAAAGTCTATTAAGATACATTTCCCCTTTCTAGCACAAAGttcaggatttttatttttaattgttcCCTTCCATATGGGCATTTTTCATATGCATGTAGCTTTGTCCAGAAAGCTAAGCTGTTAGTTCTTTATACTTGATCTGGAGAATTCACTAATTCTTTCTAAAAATATATGGCTTGGTACTTTTAGATAACTGAAAATATCACCTGGCAGTCAGGGTTTATGAACTCTCTATTCTGGAGAATTTCACCTTGCTTTtcctttatctaattttgatcctTATCATGTTAATAATGGTATCAATAATTttctcaaacaaaaaaaaaaaaaaaaaaaaaaaagaggaacatAAATTAAAACCAACATATATGCTTTGTTCTTGTCTTCTTATAGCCTCTCAAGGATGGTGCAGCTGCGGTTTGTGCCTAATCTTTCCTTAGGACAAACATCACTTGATGCTCTTCAGCTCTTTGTAATATAATTAACAGGTGGACTACTACAAAGCAACTCAGCTAGAATTTTGCATCCATTAGCCAATTCAAGAATTTATTCTGAAAGTGAGCAATATTCATATCCAAATGGTGGGAATATGATTTGTCAGTGAGGAGTTAACCTCCTTGCCATCATTATTTAATTAGCTGGCAAAATTAGATAaagtttctatactaatcaatgcAAACACAGCACAATAACCTGATCTGAGAAAATCTGGACCATTGGTTCAGGTCCGGATCAGGATGTTTGATCTATACTTGGGCCAGGTCAGATCTAAATAGAGCTTGGCAGGACAAATGACTAAACCCTGCTCAGTTTCATATGGTGAAATCAAAAGCTTGACCATAGCTAGCCCAACCTTTTAAGGTCATTAGAGCTGGTTCTTTGATTTAAAACAATCCTTTTTCAGGCCCTGTtagatatgaattattgatccagCTGCAATAACTACATTCAGATCACCATAATAATGGTGGACAGCTTTCATGAATCATACCATGAGATCATTAAGCCATATACAAGGCTTGTTAAAGCGGAAGTCAAGTTTCAAAAATAAAGTATCTTTAAGTCATCGGCAAAACCTTTTCTCAGTGAATCCTTTTCCAAAAGATCATCATGTCTGCTCTTTCCTTGCTGATGGGAAGTGcactaattggattgtgacttttaGCTGTTCTAACTGAAAACTTTTCTGCTTTCAGGAGTAATTTCTGGTGCATTACTTTACATTCGTGATGATTTTTCTTCTGTAGACAAGAAGACATGGCTACAGGTGATTGAGTaactttttatgcaaaaaattcgtTAGTTTTCTATGATGTTCTTCCTTGAATTTTCATTCTACTTTATGGATGCATTACAGTATGAAGTTGTCCTCCACTCTGTCAAATGATGGAAATCATCAACTTCCAGTCTACccccctcccttctctctcttcctatGACAATATATTTTCGGCACCTAAAAAAAAGGGATCCCTGTCAGCTGAACATTGAAAAGAAAATTGATCTTAAAACTTTCAGGAGGGTCAAACATATTGACATGATCTGATATAATAATCATTGACATCATACAGAATCTTGTGTTCCACTAAACACTTGTTTCCCAACCTTTTTTCTAATCGCCAACTCCTCTAATATCTTCTCATCTCGGTCTCGCTTCATAGATTATCAGCAATTAATGATCCTGCAATGTCCATGGTTAATGATAATATAGGAGAGTATTGTGAGCACAGCAGCTGCAGGGGCAATCATAGGAGCAGCAATTGGAGGATGGGCAAGCGATCGCTTTGGAAGGAAAACATCGATCCTGGCTGCAGATTTCCTCTTCTTTACAGGTGCAGTCATCATGGCCTCTGCTCCTAACCCTGCACTCCTCATTGTAGGCCGTGTGTTTGTCGGACTCGGTGTGGGAATGGCCTCAATGACATCCCCACTCTACATATCTGAAGCCTCTCCCGCGAGAGTCCGGGGTGCACTCGTCAGCACCAATGGGTTCCTCATAACTGGAGGACAGTTCTTATCCTATCTCATCAACCTAGCCTTCACAAAGGTAAACAACCAGATTGATGCAGCACCAATTCAAGAGGCTAAGACGCTGAAAATGTCATAAAAAGCAATGTTCTGAATCTTCTCTCTGttcatgattttttctttttcatttttagaCCTGTACTTTATGAAGCTATCCATTATAGTCATCAAGTTGGACAAATAAATCAAATcttaacatttattttttttattcttcatttTAGGCCTCTGGAACATGGAGATGGATGCTTGGAATTGCTGCAGTTCCTGCTCTGCTACAATTCATATTGATGTTTCTTCTACCTGAGTCACCCCGGTGGCTTTATAGAAAGGTTTTAGTCTCTTACATGTGCACATAACTCAAAGTTATAAAGGCATTCATATTTGTTTATATTCGTTACACGACATCAACATAAATTCATGAGTACGGCATGCGTCACTTAAAAGTGTTATATATGGAAACTATGTCTTGTTAATTTTAGAGAAGGGAAGAAGAAGCTGAATCCATACTGAGAAGAATATACTCAGCTCATGAGGTTGAAGGAGAAATCAGAGCACTCAAACAATCAGTTGAAGCTGAGATAGAGGAAGAGGGATCATCTGAGAAGATCAATTTTATCAAGCTGCTAAAAACCAAGACAGTGCGAAGAGGGCTCATTGCCGGAGTCGGGCTTCAGGTCTTCCAGCAGTTTGTGGGTATAAACACTGTGATGTACTACAGTCCTACCATCGTCCAGTTAGCTGGCTTCGCATCGAACCAGACAGCGCTTACGCTCTCTCTCGTGACCTCTGGTCTCAATGCTATGGGATCAATAGTTAGCATCTACTTCATTGACAGGACAGGGAGGAAGAAGCTTTTGATCATCAGTTTATGTGGCGTCATTCTATCGCTCGGAGTTCTATCAGCAGTCTTCCATGAGACCACATCACACTCGCCAAGCATTAGTCCTCAGGAGACCAACCATATTTCTCAGTATACCTGCCCGGATCATCGACAGGCCTCGACTATCTGGGATTGCATGAAGTGCTTGAAAGCATCATCTCCAGACTGTGGATTCTGTGCTGCTGCCGCTGATAAGGTAACAAACTCATCACAAACACTTTGCATGGAACCTCCAAAATATTTCAGACTTCCATATGTTTTCCACCTAAGCTTTTTCCATATTTGTTCTTACTTCTTTCTGCAGCTATTTCCTGGGGCATGCCTGATTTCGAATACATCGGTGAAGGATGCATGTCATGGGGAAGGCAGGCTATGGTATGAGAGGGGTTGCCCAAGCAGATATGGATGGCTAGCATTGATTGGATTGGCACTATACATCATATTCTTCTCACCAGGAATGGGAACTGTGCCTTGGATTTTGAACTCTGAGATATATCCTTTAAGATTCAGGGGAGTTTGTGGGGGAATGGCAGCCACTGCAAACTGGGTTTCCAACCTGTTTGTGTCACAGTCATTCCTATCTCTGACTGAGGCAATTGGGACTTCATGGACTTTTATGATCTTTGGATTGGCATCAGTGGCTGCACTGTTCTTCGTGTTGATCTTTGTACCGGAGACCAAGGGGCTGCCGATCGAGGAGGTGGAGAAGATGCTCGAGCAAAGGGTTCTTCGATTCAAGTTTCGGATGAagaggctagatcatatcaaaaataattcagATGCTGCCACGCCCTGAACCCACCACTCGAGCTGGGCACATAAGATGTGCACCATGTTCTATGGTACCGAATGCAACCATGTACAGGCATCAGACTTAGAGTggttattatatcaaattaataaaaatattagctGAATAGAAAGTTGACACATTTTGATcattataaatttagttttataaTCGATAAAGAACAATGTCATTCTGCTTTTCTAATGTTCGATGCTGAGTTCATGCGATCCAGAGCAAAACCCCTGACTAATCCTGTAAAAATCATAGCAATAGCATGAGTAGAAGATAGGAACCCACCATCACCAAAGGGGAAAAAAAGAAGCAGCTAAACCACAAGTGATTTCTCTCTATAAATTAAAGCAATTCTTTTCAAGTAAAATGGTGGAAGTTCACCTCAATATTTCGTTGCTAAATGAGAGGCTGAAAGAGAAGCAAGCAAACGAAAGAAGGAAGGGAGAGGTAGGCAGCCCTAGCCAACAAAATAGACAGATGCAAGACCAACAAAACATACAAATATTTCCCTCTCAGGCCCAGTACACACCCCCTAAGCCTAGACTATCCCAACCAAAGGAACCCACTACATTTAACAGTCCTTACTTCAGAAATTCCTGTATTATGTAATTTCTAAAAACTAATAAAAtactattttaatttttgaagaattaattTTCTGTAAAGCTGAATTCTAGTTTTAGAAGTTCTGAATATTAAATAGCTTGAAACTTAAACTTTTATGAAGTAAATTTTGCAATAATTATTTCCAGCAAAGCAAAATCAGCTGTAATTAAATTTTCTGACTGTTGTATTTTGCtttctaaatttttgtatattagatttatttataaCATAAATTCTATAGTTTAACTTATGTGAAATTATTACTTCTTCAAATTAATTTCTGTCCAATAAATAACAATGTTCAAATTACTGGTAATTAAATTTCCCTATCTATATTTTAGGAacttaatttctaaaaaataaaaaaatacaattTGAATTTCTgtaaactaattttatggatcTCTATGAATTAATTTCAAATTCCTGATTTTTAAAGTTTATGTTCTATATGACTAATTTTTGCAAACTGAAAATTATTTAGTGCAAGATACATAATAAATTACAACTAAGATCTGGACTAttaaatttcctgaataagtATTATACTCAATATTTGAACTTCGTTATTATGCTTCAAGAACTAATTTTTATGTTGGTCAATTCTGTACGCACTAATTAGGATCATGTTGGGCTAAATAATTATTAGTTTTTTGTTAGATCCTAATATATCAAAGCTTAGAATTTATTAGATtacattttcataaaaatatagttTTTGGATTATTAGGTACCTGAGAAACTTTTCAGCATTAGTTGGAATTATTTACTTTGTGCACTTACAAGGTAAGTCATTCACCTTTTCTAGAGTGTTTATTCATTTGCCTTTGAgtaaatatttgatatcaattaaattataaattgactAATATGCAAGTtgtgaattttatgaaattacttttggttcattaaaaaaattgtaaattgaaagtaaaaaaaaattgtaattacTTTATTACCAAAAATTATACATATTTTGTTAAGAAATCTTATATTGAATATACATAACtgatctagaatatgatatatgcATGATGTATGAATAGCTTTGACATGTTTCGAATCTTTGACTCTTATCCTGGCTATGTTTTGGATCCTGCTAATAGGGTTATACATTGATACCTTGATTATTctgaaatttattattttagccTACTATGCAAGATATACTAGTATGGTATTTAGGCCTGGATTATAAGTGTGATATTTTGGCCTACTTAAGCATAGTATTCTGACCCACTCCATAGGACGTAAGCTCAATATTTTGATCCATTTTACAAGGTCAAATATCATTCTCTAGCCCTACCATTAGGACATAAATATGGTCATTGTTTTGTACGCTATTGAGttgaattattttggtattttaatttattcttatgaatatggatataaatacttGAGGAAACAAGAATATTCTTGATTATAAAActtatctcattaaaatataagttTCACTTATATGCTTGATATTAGATGCAAGTGCAGTATTTTTAGCATAATCTAGAACTAGTATTTATTTTCTCACTATAATTATTGGAAGCATTTTATAGGTTTTATATCTTTGAGTTGAAGTTAGATTATTGTGAATGAATTTTTTGAAGTTTATTGTTAGTTTTTAAGTCTTAACTATTAGATTTAGAAATTTAGTTTTTAAGTGTTAACTATTAGATTTAGAAATTTAGTTGCTCCTATGTGATTCCATTACCTTTATTAAATCTATTATATTTTGATGTTATATTGATTAAAACATAAAATTGATGCCATGCATGCTTATAAAGCAAAGACTTACGAGTATAAGGTGGTTGCCAAGTCTCTGGGCTCATGATTTTGGGTTAGAGGTATGATAATATGTTAGAAGCTAAATGTgaaatgaaaaaattaaatagtcaTGGAAAACAAATAAGCATTACCTCAAACTTGATCAAATTCTTATTGAAAAATGATAGTCAAACAAAGGATTATGATTAGTTTCTTTGGATGATAATGGAGGAAAAgacaccaattttttttaaaagatgaaaTTATGGAAGCCACCGTAGCCAAGATAattagagaaagagaaaaaagagaaaaatgatcAATCTGATCATATATATGAAAGAGTTAATTGGAGGTGTACAATGCTTGTTAGGAAGTTAGCTTAGCATTTAAGTCCTATTGGCCGATAATTTCATTCGCGACTATTGATTTCAACAaccattttatttttttggtctgTACGTTGAGTACAAGTGTGCCTAATATAAAGAAATGAGTATAACTGTTTAAAATAAAAGGGTAGTGTCTAGCCGGATATTGGAAACTTAAATGAAACTTGGCCAAGGACTAATtgtgcaaaaaaaaatcaaataaagggCTGGAAATCAATTTTACCATGAATATCACTTGATTGGGCCATATAGAAGTAAATCC
Protein-coding regions in this window:
- the LOC105060247 gene encoding probable inositol transporter 2 is translated as MEGGIHEINASSLKECFSLAWRNPYVLQLAFSAGIGGLLFGYDTGVISGALLYIRDDFSSVDKKTWLQESIVSTAAAGAIIGAAIGGWASDRFGRKTSILAADFLFFTGAVIMASAPNPALLIVGRVFVGLGVGMASMTSPLYISEASPARVRGALVSTNGFLITGGQFLSYLINLAFTKASGTWRWMLGIAAVPALLQFILMFLLPESPRWLYRKRREEEAESILRRIYSAHEVEGEIRALKQSVEAEIEEEGSSEKINFIKLLKTKTVRRGLIAGVGLQVFQQFVGINTVMYYSPTIVQLAGFASNQTALTLSLVTSGLNAMGSIVSIYFIDRTGRKKLLIISLCGVILSLGVLSAVFHETTSHSPSISPQETNHISQYTCPDHRQASTIWDCMKCLKASSPDCGFCAAAADKLFPGACLISNTSVKDACHGEGRLWYERGCPSRYGWLALIGLALYIIFFSPGMGTVPWILNSEIYPLRFRGVCGGMAATANWVSNLFVSQSFLSLTEAIGTSWTFMIFGLASVAALFFVLIFVPETKGLPIEEVEKMLEQRVLRFKFRMKRLDHIKNNSDAATP